The nucleotide sequence TTGCCGCGCAACCCGGCGAAGCCGGCATGCATCTCCGCCGATACGGAGCGGGCGACGGCACGGGCATGGGCGTCGTCCGGCCACAGCCCGGCGGCGGGGTCGAGTTCCGCCACATATTCGCAGATCGCCAGCGAATCCCAGATGGTCCGGTTGCCGTGCAGCAGGCAGGGAACCTTGCCGGAGGGGGAATGGGCGAGGACGCGCTCCTTCGTGTCCGGCTGGCGCAGCGGGACCAGGATTTCGCGGAAGGGCAGGCCGGCCTGCTTCAGGGCCAGCCAGGGGCGCAGCGACCAGGAGGAATAGGCCTTGTTCCCGATCACCAGGGTCAGGTCCGACATCGCACTCTCCTGTTCATGCCGCCGAGTTCATGTCGTCGAGCGGGCATGCCATCAAAAGGGAGGGGCGAGCATGACCGCCGCAGCCTCCGCGCGCAAGCTGGAAGGGCAGCCATTCGCGCAGGCCCGCCCTGCGGGGCGCCGCTGCCCCCTTCCCACCGCGCGTCCGGCGCGCCATGCTCTTGCTTCATCATCCCTGTGGTTTCGATGAAGGAACATCCGCCTTGCTCGCCACCCTGCTTGATGCCGACCAGCCCGATGCCGGCGCGCCGGAGAGCCTGCCGATCACCCCGCTGACCAAGGGGGAGCTGTCCGGCTGGCTCGACGCCCAGCCCGCCGCCACCGCGGCCTGGGTCAGGGCGCTGAACTTCACGGCCGAGCCCGGCTCGCTGGCCTATCTGCCGGGCGAGGGCGGGGCCATCGCCCGGGTACTCGCCGGCGTGCCGGCGGTGGACGACCTCTGGGCCTTCGCCGGCCTGCCCGCCGCCCTGCCGCCCGGACGCTACCGCATCGACGCCGACCTCGACGAGCGCGCCGCCGGCCGCGCCGCGCTGGCCTGGGCGCTCGGCAGCTACCGCTTCGGCCGCTACAAGTCGTCCGACAAGGGCTTCGCGTCGCTGGTCTGGCCGGCCAGGGCGGACCGGGCGGCGGTGGAGCGCACCGCCATCTCCACCTACATGGTCCGCGACCTCGTCAACACGCCGGCCTCCGATCTCGGCCCGGCGGAGCTGGCCGACGCCGCCCAGGCGCTGGCCGACGAGTTCGGGGCGGACTGCGAGGTGATCGTCGGCGACGAACTGCTCGACCGCAACTATCCGGCCGTCCATGCCGTCGGCCGCGCCAGCCCGCGGGCGCCGCGGCTGATCGACCTGCGCTGGGGCAAGCCGGAGCATCCCAAGCTCACCATCGTCGGCAAGGGCGTCTGCTTCGACACCGGCGGGCTGGACCTCAAGCCGTCCTCGGCGATGCTGATGATGAAGAAGGACATGGGTGGCGCCGCCCACGCCCTGGCGCTCGGCCGCATGGTGATGGCGGCGGGGCTGGCGGTGCGGCTGCGCGTGCTGGTGCCGGCGGTGGAGAATGTCGTGTCGGGCAACGCCTTCAAGCCGCTCGACGTGCTGAAGACCCGCAAGGGGCTGACGGTGGAGGTCGGCAACACCGACGCCGAGGGCCGGCTGATCCTGTGCGACGCGCTGGCCGAGGCGGATTCGGAGAAGCCGGACCTGCTGATCGACTTCGCCACCCTGACCGGCGCCGCCCGCGTGGCGCTGGGGCCGGAGCTGCCGGCGCTGTTCAGCAACGACGACCGGCTGGCCGACGATCTGCTGGCCGCCGGCACGGCGGAGGAGGACCCGCTGTGGCGCCTGCCGCTGTGGGCCTCCTACCGCAAGGGGCTGGACAGCAAGGTGGCCGACCTGAACAACGTCGCCACCCACTCCTTCGCCGGGGCGATCATCGCCGGGCTGTTCCTGCAGGAGTTCGTGTCGAAGGAGACGCCCTGGGCGCATTTCGACACCTTCGCCTGGAACAACGCCGCCCGCCCCGGCCGGCCGGAGGGGGGGGAGGCGCTGGGCCTGCGGGCGGCCTACGGCGCGATCGCCAGGCGTTTCGGCTGATCCTGCGCCTGCGCGGGGCCGGGGGAGGGGCGGGCGGGCCTTGTCACTCCTTTGGCTCCGTCAGGGGGATGGAACGGGGAATCGGAAAGGGTTACAACATCCGGCGGAGTGAATTCCGGCCGGTGGCCGGACGCGTGGTGGTGGAGACGGACAGATGGCGCTGAAGGTTCGCGAGGATTATCGCACCCTCACCGGGCCCGAGAAGGCTGCGATCCTGATGCTGGCGCTGGGCGAGGAGCATTCGGCCAAGCTCTTCTCCATGATGGACGACGAGGAGATCAAGGAGCTGTCGCAGGTGATGGCGAACCTCGGCACGGTCTCCGCCAACATCATAGAGCGCCTGTTCGTCGAGTTCGCCGAGCAGATGTCGGCCACCGGCTCGCTCGTCGGCTCCTTCGACAGCACCGAGCGGCTTCTGCTGAAGACCCTG is from Azospirillum thermophilum and encodes:
- a CDS encoding leucyl aminopeptidase family protein produces the protein MLATLLDADQPDAGAPESLPITPLTKGELSGWLDAQPAATAAWVRALNFTAEPGSLAYLPGEGGAIARVLAGVPAVDDLWAFAGLPAALPPGRYRIDADLDERAAGRAALAWALGSYRFGRYKSSDKGFASLVWPARADRAAVERTAISTYMVRDLVNTPASDLGPAELADAAQALADEFGADCEVIVGDELLDRNYPAVHAVGRASPRAPRLIDLRWGKPEHPKLTIVGKGVCFDTGGLDLKPSSAMLMMKKDMGGAAHALALGRMVMAAGLAVRLRVLVPAVENVVSGNAFKPLDVLKTRKGLTVEVGNTDAEGRLILCDALAEADSEKPDLLIDFATLTGAARVALGPELPALFSNDDRLADDLLAAGTAEEDPLWRLPLWASYRKGLDSKVADLNNVATHSFAGAIIAGLFLQEFVSKETPWAHFDTFAWNNAARPGRPEGGEALGLRAAYGAIARRFG
- a CDS encoding glutathione S-transferase family protein — encoded protein: MSDLTLVIGNKAYSSWSLRPWLALKQAGLPFREILVPLRQPDTKERVLAHSPSGKVPCLLHGNRTIWDSLAICEYVAELDPAAGLWPDDAHARAVARSVSAEMHAGFAGLRGNMPMDLKADHPGEGRTPESEADIARVIALWTETRRRFGQNGPFLFGRFTIADAMFAPVVTRFTTYDVTVDETVRAYMDTVLALPAMRDWIAAAKAEEWVIAP